The region ATAACAGCTTGTGTCCTATCTTTTACATCCAATTTTCGTAATATATTACTAACATGTGTCTTAACTGTTTTATCAGAAATAAATAGTTTTTCCCCAATTTCTTTATTTGACTTTCCATTAGTTAACTCATACAAGACCTCTTTTTCCCGTTCAGTGAGTGTAATTCTTTTTATTTCTTTTTTACTTTTTACTCTCTTCATAAGTTTTCTAGCTATTCTTGGATGTAAAACTGGTTCTCCCTGACGCGCAGCAATAATAGCCTCTAATAACTTTTTAGGGGGAGAATCTTTCATTAAATAACTTATAGCTCCTGCATTAATAGCAGCAATAACTTCATCATCATTAGAAAAGCTAGATAGCACAATAAGCTGAGTAATAAGTCCAGCTTCTTTTATCTGGCGAATTACTTCAATACCATCCATTCCTGGCAAATGTAGATCAATAATTGCTACATCAACTTCCAATTCTATAATTTCTTTCACAGCTGTTTCTCCATTATCAGCTTCTCCTAAAACTTCTATTTCATCTTGTGTGCTTAAATAAGTTTTTAAACCCTCTCTAACAAAAGGGTGATCATCTACTAAATAAACAGATACCATTATACATCTCCTCCTACAAACCTCTTGATACATTGAAATGATTCATCAGAAAAGTCTAAAACTAGCTAAAGGTATTTCTATAAACAGATTGTTTCCTTTGCTTAAAAATGATTCTATGCAGAAATTACCCCCAAGATCCTTCAATACTTCATTAATATAATTTATTCTATACTGGCCTTCTTTATCTATATTTTGATACTCATAACCTTTACCATTATCCTTAATATCTATAAATATAGCATCAAACTCTACATTTAATGAAACTCTTACACATTTAACACTTATATGCTTAGCTATAATATTTAGAAATTCTTGTAGTAACCTGTATATAAGTAACTTATCTTTGTCACTAAATCTATTTACATAACCGTAATAATCATAAACTATATCTATTCCATATCTTTGTTTAAATAATATTAGCATATCTTCAAGAGTTTCAAAAAAACTTTTCTCATTAATGGACCTTAATTCATACTTTAACATAAGCATTTCTGATTGAACTTCTTGTACAATTTCTTGTAAAGAATCTATGGTTTTGA is a window of Halanaerobiaceae bacterium ANBcell28 DNA encoding:
- a CDS encoding response regulator transcription factor, with the translated sequence MVSVYLVDDHPFVREGLKTYLSTQDEIEVLGEADNGETAVKEIIELEVDVAIIDLHLPGMDGIEVIRQIKEAGLITQLIVLSSFSNDDEVIAAINAGAISYLMKDSPPKKLLEAIIAARQGEPVLHPRIARKLMKRVKSKKEIKRITLTEREKEVLYELTNGKSNKEIGEKLFISDKTVKTHVSNILRKLDVKDRTQAVIKAIETKLIDR
- a CDS encoding histidine kinase — protein: MELDSLIYISIAIGIITIFLSMISKYYTELDKRLALEMEKCKLAIFEERGIIARELARKIHDSILHNLFLLCIHLNNILINLEEDSKKSVKTIDSLQEIVQEVQSEMLMLKYELRSINEKSFFETLEDMLILFKQRYGIDIVYDYYGYVNRFSDKDKLLIYRLLQEFLNIIAKHISVKCVRVSLNVEFDAIFIDIKDNGKGYEYQNIDKEGQYRINYINEVLKDLGGNFCIESFLSKGNNLFIEIPLASFRLF